The DNA region CGTGGCGCGCGGCGGTGCTGTTCGGCGCGGGCGGCACCTTCTGCGCCGGCGCGGATCTGAGCGCACTCGCCGACGACACCCGCCGCAACGAACTGCACGCCGACGGCAGCGGGCCCGGCCCGATGGGCCCGACGCGCATGAGCTTCAGCAAGCCGGTCATTGCCGCGATTGCCGGCTACGCGGTCGCGGGCGGTCTGGAGCTGGCTGCGCTGTGCGATCTGAGAGTGGTCGAAGACGACGCGGTGCTCGGCGTGTTCTGCCGGCGCGTGGGGATTCCGCTGATCGACGGCGGCACGATCCGGCTGCCGCGTCTGATCGGCCTGTCACGCGCGCTGGACCTGATTCTGACCGGGCGCGCGGTGAGCGCGCAGGAAGCGCTCGGCTTCGGTCTCGCCAACCGCGTCGTAGCCAAAGGCACGGCCCGCGCGGCGGCCGAACAGTTGGCCGCCGAACTGGCCGCGTTGCCGCAGGCGGCGTTGCTTGCGGACCGCCGCTCCGCGCTCGAAAACAGCATGCTCGACGATTTCGCCAAAGCTTTGCGTCGGGAAGGCGCCGGGGGCTTTCGCGCCGTCTTCGACGAAGGGGTCGCTGGCGCGGCGCGTTTCGCCGAAGGCGCCGGCCGCCACGGCAACACCCTCGATACCGGCGACGGCACGCGCTAGACGCGCCGCGATGTGCCACGAGAATAGCGCCGCCGCAGCCTTCAGCAAAAAACAACAACTGCGGCTACGGTCAGCAAGGCTGTTTTGACTTAGGTAGAATCCCCTACTGCTTTACCCCTTGTCCGGCGCACGCGTTCTCGCCCCGAAAACGCGCGCCGGCCGCGCGACGCTCCCCGCCGCGCCGATGCACGCTCCCTTCATCATGCCTTTGCCCCTGCTCGCCCTTGCCGTTGCCGCTTTTGGAATCGGTACCACCGAATTCGTGATCATGGGATTGCTGCCCGATGTCGCGCGCGACCTGGCCGTCTCGATTCCGGCGGCCGGCATGCTGGTGTCGGCGTACGCGCTCGGCGTCACCATCGGCGCGCCGATCGTCGCGATCGCGGTCGCCAACATGCCGCGCAAGAAGGCGCTGATGAGTCTGATCGGCGTGTTCATCGTCGGCAATCTGCTGTGCGCGGTGGCGCCGGGTTACGCGGTGCTGATGGCCGCGCGCATCGTCACGGCGTTCTGCCACGGTGCGTTCTTCGGCATCGGCTCGGTGGTGGCCGCGGGCCTCGTCGCGCCGAACCGCCGCGCGCAAGCCATCGCGCTGATGTTCACGGGCCTCACGCTTGCCAACGTGCTGGGCGTGCCGCTCGGCACCGCGCTCGGCCAGGCGGTGGGTTGGCGCGCCACCTTCTGGGCGGTCACGGGCATCGGCCTCGTCGCGGCGGCCGCGCTCGCCGTGTGCCTGCCGGCGAAGATCGAGACGCAGAAGGCGAGCCTCGTCCGTGAATTCAGCGTGCTGAAGAACCCGCAAGTGCTGATGGTGCTCGGCATCAGCGTGCTCGCGTCGGCGAGTCTCTTTTCTACCTTCACGTACATCACGCCGATTCTCGAAGACGTGACCGGCTTTACGCCGCATGCGGTCACCCTCGTGCTGCTGCTGTTCGGCCTGGGTCTGACGGTGGGCAGCACGCTCGGCGGCAAGCTGGCCGACTGGCGGCTGATGCCGTCGCTGGTGGCGTTTCTGCTCGCCATCGTCGTGATTCTGACCATCTTTGCCGGCACCATGCATGCGGAGATCCCGGCGATGATCACGATTTTCGCGTGGGGTGTTCTGGCCTTCGCCATCGTGCCGCCGCTGCAAATGCTGATCGTCGACCGCGCGAGTCATGCGCCGAATCTGGCTTCGACCTTGAACCAGGGCGCCTTCAACCTCGGCAATGCGACGGGCGCGTGGCTCGGCGGCATGGCGATCGGCGCGGGCGCACCGCTCACGACGCTGCCGTGGGTCGGTGTGGCGACCTCGATCGGCGCGCTCGTGCTGACGCTGTGGTCGGTGTCGATCGACCGGCGCGCGCAACGGGTCGCCGTGGCGGGCTGATTGGCCTGATCGGCGCTCTTATCGGCGCTTATCCGTACCCTGCGCGACGACTCACCGCCACACTCGTGCCGGCCAGCCGGCGCAGCAACGGCTCACATCGCAACCTCGATCCAGACTGCGCATGACTCGCGGCCGTAGTAGCATCTCGGCCGATGAAAGTCATCCTCACTCGCGATTTCCTCGCTTTGATCCTCAGTGTCGCCGTTGTCGGACTCGGCAGCGGCGCGACACTTCCCCTCACGGCCCTCGCGCTCACGCAAGCCGGCTATGGCACCGACGTGGTCGGTCTGCTGACGGCCGCGCAAGCAGGCGGCGGCCTCGTCATCGTGCCGCTCGCCGGCTGGATCGCGGCGCGCTTCGGCGGCCGCCAGGTGATCGTCGGTGCCGTGCTGGTGGTGGCGCTCGCCACCGCGCTGATGCAACTCACCGCGAACCTGTGGCTCTGGGCCGTGTTGCGCGTGCTGTGCGGCGCGGCACTGATGCTCCTCTTCACGATCGGCGAAGCCTGGGTCAACCAGTTGGCCGACGACGCCTCGCGCGGCCGCGTCGTCGCCATCTACGCCACCAACTTCACGCTGTTCCAGATGGCGGGGCCGGTGCTGGTGAGTCAGATCGCGGGCTTCGCGCACTGGCGCTTCCTGCTGTGCGGCGCGATCTTCCTGCTGGCGCTGCCGATGCTCGCCGCGATCCGCACGACGCCCCAAGCCTCCGACGACGAGCACGCGGCGCACGGCAGCTGGCGTCGTGTCTTACCGCAGATGCCGGCGCTCGTGATCGGCACTGGCTTCTTCGCGTTGTTCGACACGATCGCGCTCTCGTTGCTGCCGCTCTTCGCGATGTCGCACGGCATCACGAGCGAGGTGGCCGTGCTGTTCGCCTCGGCTCTGCTCCTTGGCGATACGACGATGCAGTTTCCGATCGGCTGGCTCGCCGACCGGCTCGGCCGCGAGCGGGTGCATATCGGTTGCGGTGTGGTCGTCGTAGCGTTGCTGCCGTTTTTGCCTTGGGCGGCCACTTCACCGTGGCTTTGCTGGCCGCTGCTCTATGTGCTCGGCGCGGCGGCAGGCGCGATCTACACGCTCTCGCTGGTGGCCTGCGGTGAACGCTTTCGCGGTGTCGCGCTGGTGTCGGCCAGCTCGCTGGTGGGCGCCTCGTGGAGCGCGGCCAGTTTCGGCGGCCCGCTGGTGGCCGGTGCGCTGATGAAGAGTGTGGGTAACGACGCGATGGTCGGCGTGCTGCTCGCTGCGGCGTTGGCGTTTCTCGGCGCGGCCTGGTGGGAGAAGCGGCATGCGCCGGTGGGGAGCGTCGGCTGATAGCAGACTTTGACGCGGTGTCGCCGCGTGATGATGCGCGAATAGCAAAACGGGGAAGCCGTTCATCCTGGCTTCCCCGTTTTTCGTCATGCGGCTTGCATGCTGCTCGCGCGGTCTTTCAGCGTCACTTCAACGCCGGCAAAATCTCCCCGACGCACACCCCGAAGCCCACCCGATACCCGTCGCCCTGGCACCAGCCGGCCAGCGTCAACTCGTCGCCGTCCTCGATGAAACTGCGCGTGCCGCCTTCCTGCAACTCCACCGGCTTCTTGCCGTTCCACGTCAACTCGAGCAGGCTGCCGAACGAATCTTCCGTCGGCCCGCTGATCGTGCCCGAGCCCATCAGGTCGCCCACGCGCGTATTGCAGCCCGATACCGTGTGATGCGCGAGCTGCTGCGCCATCGTCCAGTACATGTGCTTGAAGTTGGTCCGCGTAATCGTGCTCGCCCGCTCTGCCTGCTTTGGGCGCAGCGTCACTTCCAGCGTGATGTCGAAAGCATGCTCGCCGTCGTGGCGCAGGTAGTCGAGCGGCTGCGGATCTTGCGCCGGCTGTGCGACGCGAAACGGTTCGAGCGCGTCGAGCGTCACGATCCACGGCGAGATCGTGGTCGCGAATGTCTTCGCGTTGAACGGCCCGAGCGGCACATATTCCCATTGCTGGATATCGCGCGCGCTCCAGTCGTTCAGCAGCACCATGCCGAAGATATGCGCTTCGGCATCCGCGCACGCAACCGGCTCGCCCAGGGCGTTGCCAGCGCCGATCACGAAGCCCGTTTCGAGCTCGATATCCAGCTTGCGGCACGCGCCGAACACCGGACGCTCCTGATCCGGCAGCTTCAACTGTCCGTTAGGACGACGCACCGGCGTGCCGCTCACCACCACCGACGACGCGCGGCCGTTGTAACCGATCGGCATCTCCGACCAGTTCGGCAGCAGCGCGTTCTTCGGATCGCGGAACATGGAGCCGACATTCGTCGCATGCTCCTTCGACGAATAGAAATCGGTGTAGCCAGGAATCTGCACCGGCAAATGCAATTGCGCGTCGGCCTGGCGAATCAGCGCGCGGCTGCGCAGCTCGGCGTCGTCGCGCAGCGTCGCGTTGTCGCGCGACAGCAGCTTGCTCAACTGGATGCGCACGCTGCGCCATGCGTCGCGGCCGAGCGCGATGAAATCGTTCAACGTGTCGCGTACAAACACGCTCTCGCCCGCGCCAGATGAAGGCACGCTCAGCAGCCCCGCGCTTTCGAGCGCGGCCAGGTCGACGATGCGGTCGCCGATCGCCACGCCCACGCGGCGCGTCGCATTCAGAGCGTCGCTGAAAATGCCGAACGGCAGATTCTGAATCGAAAAATCGTTGGTCGAGTCGTTGGCCGACTCGACCCAGCTTTTACGCGACGGATCGAGCGTCGCCTGAAGATCGCTCAATGCGTTCATCGTTGCTCCGGATTGAAGTGTTTCTTGAGACCTTGCCAGCACTCGTAGTAATGCGCCTGCAATTGCGCGGTTTCGAGCGCGAAACGGGTCGGCTTGATCAGCGTGCGCGTCTCGAACATGAACGCCATCGTGTCGCCGACTTTCATCGGCTTCGACGTGTCGCCATGCGAGGCTTTTTCGAACGTGTCCGCGTCCGGGCCGTGACCCGTCATGCAGTTATGCAGACTCCCGCCGCCCGGCAAGAAACCCTCGGCCTTCGCGTCGTACACGCCGTGCACGAGACCCATGAACTCGCTCGCGACGTTGCGATGGAACCAGGGCGGGCGGAACGTATCTTCGGCGGCCAGCCAGCGCGGCGGGAAGATCACGAAGTCGATCGCGTCGACGCCCGGCGTGTCGCTTTGCGATTGCAGCACCAGAAAGATCGACGGGTCCGGATGGTCGAAGCTGATCGAGCCGATCGTGTTGAAGCGGCGCAGATCGTACTTGTACGGTGCGTAGTTGCCGTGCCACGCCACCACGTCGAGCGGCGAATGGCCGATGTCCGCGCGCCACAGGTTGCCGTTCAGCTTGGCGACGAGTTCGAACTTGCCTTCACGATCCTCGTAGGCCGCATGCGGCGTGAGGAAATCGCGCGGATTGGCGAGGCCGTTCGAGCCGATCGGGCCAAGATCCGGCAAACGCAGCAACGCCCCGAAGTTCTCGCAGATATAACCGCGCGCGTCACCATCCGGCAGGCTCACCGCGAAGCGTATGCCGCGCGGAATCACCACGATCTCGAACGGCTCGACTTCGAGCCGGCCCATTTCGGTGGCGATATGGAGACGCCCTTCCTGCGGCACGATCAGCAATTCGCCGTCGGCGCTGTAGAAGAAGCGGTCCTGCATCGAGCGGTTCGCCGCGTACAGATGAATCGCGCAACCGCTCATCGATTCCGCCGCGCCGTTGCCCGCCATCGTCACCCAGCCGTCGATGAAGTCAGTCGGCTCGGCCGGCATCGGCAGCGGGTCCCAGCGCAACTGGTTTGGCGGTGTCGGCGGCACCTCGGCGAAGTTGGCGACGAGCCGCTCCGAAGGCAGCAGCGTGAACGGCTTATGCACGGCCGCCGGACGAATCCGGTACAGCCACGAGCGGCGATTGTGGCCGCGCGGCGCGGTGAACGCCGTGCCCGACACCTGTTCGGCGTACAGACCATAGGCCGCGCGTTGCGGCGAGTTGCGCCCTTCCGGCAATGCGCCCGGCAAGGCCTCCGTGGCGAATTCGTTCGCGAAGCCCGACTGGTAGCCCGGCTCGATTTCAAGCCGCGAACTGGCGGTGTTCGGCGTACGTGTTTGGGTATCCATGCAAAGTTCTCCGTTGATACTCGATCTCGTCATCTCACGCGGTCCGCGGCTCGGACGGGCGGCGGCGTTGGCGCGTCGCCGCGGCCAGCGCGATCACCAGCAGCGCGGAGCACAGCACCGGCACGGCCGCCGCATGGAACAGCGACGCGTTCGACCAGTTCAGCGCGATCAGTTCACCGCCGATCAGCGGCCCGATTACCGAGCCGATCCGGCCGATGCCGAGGCTCCAGCCGATCCCTGTCGAGCGCAGCGTGGTCGGATAAAAATGGCCGGCCAGCGCGTTGACCGCCGGCTGTCCGCCGACCACGCAGAAACCGCCCGCGAACACGACGATCAACAGCCACGGCAATGCATGCGCCACCGTGCCGATCGTGCCGACCGCCAGCGCCGCGCCCACGAAACAGACGAACAGCACGCGGACAAAGCCAAAGCGTTCGATGAACCAGCCGAGCAGCAAGGTGCCGACCACGCCGCCCGTCTGCAGCACGGTGCCGACGATCACGGCCGTGCCCGGCGAATAGCCGGCGTCGCGCATCACGGTAGGCAGCCAGTTGGACAGGAAATACAGATCGATCAGGTTCATGAAACTGATCGCCCACAGGATCAACGTCACCGGGCCGCGGCCCGCGCGGAACAATTCAGCGACCGGCGCGCCTTCGTTACCCTTCTCCCGCACGACGAGACGCGTGTTCGCATCGATCGGCAGCGCCGGGTTGAACTTCGCGAGCCAGCGCAATGCGCGCTCGCTGCGGCCCTTGAGGACGAGGAATTGCAGCGACTCGGGCAGCACGGCAAGCATCGCCAGCGCGAGCAGCAGCGGCGCCGCGCCGCCTACCCAGAAAACCGCGCGCCAGCCGTAGACCGGAATCAGCGCGGCGCTGATAAAGCCGCCGAGCGCCGCGCCCAGCGTGAAGCCGCACGACACCAGCATCATGCGCTTGACGCGATGCGCCGGCGTGGAGAATTCGCCGACCAGCGCCATTGCGTTCGGCATGATGCAACCGAGCCCGAGACCGGTGATGAAGCGCAGCGCGATCAAAGCGGGGACGGTCGTGACGAAAGGTGTGGCGAGCATCGACAGCGCGAAGAAGAACGTCGAGCCGATCAGCACCGGGCGGCGGCCAACGCGGTCGGCCAGCACCGACAACCCCAGTGCGCCGAGCAGCATGCCGAACAGACTGGCGCTGAACACCGGACCGAGCGCTGCCTTCGATACGCGCCATTCGGCGATCACGCTCGGCGCGACGTAGCCCATGGCCTGCGCGTCGAACCCGTCGATCACGAGGCACAGCCCGCATAGCATGAGCAGCATCCACTGAAATGCCGGGTGATGCGTTTCGGCGAGCACACGCTCGACTTCGATTACGTTGGCGGCGGCTGCGGTGGGTGTCGCGCTCAATGGGTCGTCCCCTCTTCCTGACTGGTTGGTTTGGCGGCGATGCGACCGAAACCGCCGCCTGTTCGGCGCATGCGGCCCGCGGCGGCACACACAGTCCCGCCATGGCAGCTGCGCCAGGATTTACGTATAGTAAAACTAATTACGTATAGTGAAATTAACGTATACCCTAGAGAATGACTCAGCCGCCCGCTGTGGCTCGTGGATACGAGCGTATGGCGGATAACGTTATGAGCAATTTGTTCATGTGAGCGCCTGGCGGACTGCTACCATCAATGGATGCGGCAATTGAATAGCGTTGCCGAGCGCCTCTCTCTCGCCATCCATACGTCTACATGATTCCGCCGACCATCCCCGCCCTGATTGCCCGCGCCGCCGATCATCCGTTTCTCGGCGCGCATCTGGCGATGGGGCAAGGCCTGCATCACGACGTCGCGCTGGCGAGATTCGACGGTCTGGAACTCGCCAGCACCTACGAACCGATCTTCGATATCAGCGTGCATGCGTTGGCGCAGTCGCTTTCATCGGGTGCCGAGGGAGTGGACCGTTTCGGCGACGAACTCGGCTTTCAGGCGGTCACGCATCTGCTCGACGGTCCGCCGTCCGACGCGTTCGATCCGTTCGACCGGATCGCCGACGATCGGGATCTCGTTGAACTCGACCGCATGTCGCGCGCGCTGCATGCCATCAATTTCTTCGGCGCGCAGCGGCATGGGTTGCTCTTTCTGCGCGTGCACGAGCGGCTGCTCAAGAGTGTGAAGTACGACCACGGGCGGCATTTTTCGACGGTGCTGGTGTCGCTCGGATTGAACCCGTCGCGGGTGGTGATCGAGTTGCCGGCGGCGGCGGTCGCGCACAAAACCTTTCTCGGCTATCTGACCAAGAGCTATCAGCACTATGGCTTCAAGGTGGCAGGCAATCTGTCCAACGCGGGGCAGATTCTGTCGGTGTCGGAAACCGCGCGGCTCGACTTCATCAAGATGGATGCGGGAACCGCTTTGCGCGATGCAACGGTTAAACCACTAGTCGGTTATGCCGGCCGGTTGCGGATTCCGCTGATCTTCAACCGTGTGGTGGACGAAGCGCAGTTCGATGCGTTGCAGCAGTATGACGTGCGCTTCGTGCAAGGGCCGTTGTTCAACGCGCATTATCACGACCGGGCGGTTTGAGCGGCTTGACCTGGCCGAGCCGGTTGCGTAGGCGTGAGCCGGTTGATATAGCAACCCCGCGCCGCCGCTTCAGCCCGTATCGCCCAAACGCCGCGCGAGCGCTTTCAGCCGCGGCGCGACATTGTCACGAAACACCTCCTCTCCCATCGACGAAGCCGGCCCGCTGCAGCTCAGCACCAGCCAGCGGCCTTCGCGCGGCTCGCGAAACGGCACTGCGACCGCATTGACATCGTCGTGCCACGCGCGGAACGAATAGCAGCAGCGCTGCGCGGCAAAGGCGGCGATCTCCTTCTGCGCGTCGGCGACCAGCTGCGCGCCATCCTCACCCGCGGCCTTCTTCAGTTCGGCCAGCAGCGCCGCGCGCACGTCGAGCGGTTGCACGGCGAGATAGGCGCGCCCCATTGAACTCGTCAGCATCGACAGTTTCGAACCGGAAGCCAGCCCCAGCGTCAACGCGGTCTCGCTGCGGATCGTCTCGAGATAGATCATGTCCAGCCCGTCGCGGCAACCGAGGGAGACCGCCGCGCCCACCTCGCGTGCGAACGTGCGCATGTGCGGGCGCGCCAGTTCGAGCGTGTCCGTGCCCGAGAGCAGCGCGAAACCGAGCGACAGCACACCCGCGTCGAGCGCATATTTACCCAGGGTTTCGTCGAGCCGCAGATAGCCGAGCACGGTCAGCGTGTAGGCAAGCCGGTTGACGGTCGCCTTCGGCAAGCCGGTGCGTTCGACGAAATCGCGGTTGCCGAGCAGGGTGTCTCCCGGCTTGAACGCGCGCAGTAAATCCAGCCCCCGTGCGAGGGCGACGACGAATTTGCGCTCGTCCAGCGGTTCTGTGGGAGTGGATGCAGGCGTCATGGGGTGATACACTCGGACGTGGTTTGCAAAACATTGTTTCGCATAGCGGAACTTAAGTCAAGCTTACGGCTGTTTAGCCGAGCAAGGAATCAGGAGATAAGTCATGGCCGAGGCCGCGCAGTTTCACTGGGAAGACCCACTGCTGCTGGATCAGCAGCTCACCGAAGACGAACGGATGGTGCGCGACGCTGCCGCGGCTTACGCGCAGGACAAGTTGCAGCCGCGCGTGCTCGAGGCGTTCCGCCACGAAAAGACCGACATCGAGATCTTTCGCGAAATGGGCGAACTCGGCCTGCTCGGCCCGACGATTCCCGAACAATACGGCGGCCCCGGCCTGAACTACGTGGCGTACGGCTTGATTGCGCGCGAAGTGGAGCGCGTCGATTCCGGCTACCGGTCGATGATGTCGGTGCAGTCGTCGCTCGTCATGGTGCCGATCCACGCATTCGGATCGGAAGCGCAGAAGCAGAAGTACCTGCCGAAGCTCGCCACCGGCGAATGGATCGGCTGCTTCGGCCTGACTGAGCCGAACCACGGCTCAGACCCCGGCAGCATGGTGACGCGGGCGAAAAAGGTTGACGGCGGCTATTCGCTGTCCGGCTCGAAGATGTGGATCACCAATTCGCCGATCGCCGACGTGTTCGTCGTGTGGGCGAAGCTCGAAGAAGACGGCAAGGACGCGATTCGCGGCTTTATTCTCGAGAAGGGCTGGAAAGGACTGTCGGCGCCGACCATCCACAGCAAGGTGGGTTTGCGTGCGTCGATCACCGGCGAAATCGTGCTCGACGAAGTGTTCGTGCCGGAAGAGAACCGTTTCCCGGAAGTCAGCGGTTTGCGCGGCCCGTTCACCTGCCTGAACTCGGCGCGCTACGGCATTGCCTGGGGCGCGCTCGGCGCGGCCGAAGCGTGCTGGCACACCGCGCGTCAGTATGTGCTGGATCGCAAGCAGTTCGGCCGGCCGCTCGCCGCGAACCAGTTGATTCAGAAAAAGCTCGCCGACATGCAGACCGAGATCACGCTCGGACTGCAAGGCGTGCTGCGTCTCGGCCGCATGAAGGACGAAGGCACCGCGGCTGTCGAGATCACCTCGATCATGAAGCGCAATTCATGCGGCAAGGCGCTGGACATTGCGCGGCTCGCACGCGACATGCTCGGCGGCAACGGCATCTCGGACGAGTTCGGCGTCGCGCGACATCTCGTGAATCTGGAAGTGGTGAACACCTATGAAGGCACGCACGACATTCACGCGCTGATTCTCGGGCGCGCGCAGACGGGCATTCAGGCTTTCTTCTGAAAGTTGTAATGCGCGGGCACCGCCGACCTGTGCCGGGGTCTGCGCAGCACGATAAAAAAAGCCAGTTCATAGGTGAACTGGCTTTTTTGTCGTCCGACGCGGCGCGGCGCGCCGCAGTCAACGGCGCACTTCCTGGCTCAACTGCCGCTTACTTGTTCGGCTGCGGCGTCATGCGCAGATAGGGGCGCAGCGCCTTGTAGCCCTTCGGGAATTTCTGCTTGATGACTTCCTCGTCCTTCAGCGACGGGACGATCACCACGTCATCGCCCTGCTTCCAGTTGCCGGGCGTGGCGACCGAGTGATTGTCGGTCAATTGCAGCGAATCGATCACGCGCAGCACTTCGTCGAAGTTACGGCCCGTGCTGGCCGGATAGGTGATGATGAGACGCACCTTCTTGTTCGGGTCGATCACGAACAGCGAGCGCACGGTCAGCGTTTCGTTCGCGTTCGGGTGGATCATGTCATACAGTTCGGAAACCTTGCGGTCGCCATCCGCGAGAATCGGAAAGCCGACATTGGCGGCTTGAGTCTCGTTAATGTCTTTAATCCACTCCTTGTGCGACTCGGCGCTGTCGACCGACAACGCGATGGTCTTCACATTTCGCTTCTCAAATTCGCTAGCCAGCTTCGCGGTCAAGCCGAGTTCGGTCGTGCAGACCGGCGTGAAGTCAGCGGGATGCGAAAACAACACGCCCCAACTATCGCCCAGCCATTCATGAAATTTGATCGGGCCGACACTCGATTGTTGCTCGAAATCCGGCGCGATATCGCCAAGACGTAGACTCATCATGCATCTCCTAAAGGTTTGGACATTGCCGCGCGAGCATTCATCCACGGCGCCCCGCAAAGATAAAGCATACGGGAGCGACGGTATATGACGAACGAACATCGCGTCACTACTTTATGCGTTTTTGTAATTTTCGCCGATTTAGTGGAAACTTTGCGGGACAGATCAACTCCATCTTAAGCAAACTTTGTCGCACATTTTGCAGGCGGCGGGGTTTTTGTGGCTATGCTTCACCCGGGAACGGTTCGTGCGAAGTTGTCAACCAACCGAGCCCTGCGCTCGCCAGCGGCCGTTTCTTTGGTTACGATTCACGCGTGGCGTGAGACGAAGGGGAGCTGTCAATGTCGGAAATCAACAAGGAGAGATTGATGTCGGATATCAAAACCGTCCTCGCGGACGCTGAAGATCTGCTGAAACAGGCCGCGAGCGCCACCGGCGAGCGCGCTTCGGAACTTCGTGAAACGGCGCTGACGCGC from Paraburkholderia aromaticivorans includes:
- a CDS encoding peroxiredoxin, translated to MSLRLGDIAPDFEQQSSVGPIKFHEWLGDSWGVLFSHPADFTPVCTTELGLTAKLASEFEKRNVKTIALSVDSAESHKEWIKDINETQAANVGFPILADGDRKVSELYDMIHPNANETLTVRSLFVIDPNKKVRLIITYPASTGRNFDEVLRVIDSLQLTDNHSVATPGNWKQGDDVVIVPSLKDEEVIKQKFPKGYKALRPYLRMTPQPNK